The following are encoded in a window of Nitrospirota bacterium genomic DNA:
- a CDS encoding NAD-dependent epimerase/dehydratase family protein translates to MHSNLRDNPLTGDLDYILTHTGGLWEDLRGKRLFITGGTGFFGCWLLESFAWANDNLDLNASAIVLTRNYDTFQKNAPHLAANPAIKFHIGDVRDFSFPEGEFSHIIHAAATSAIATFNNEDPLVKFDTIVEGTRHTLDFAVQCHARKFLYTSSGVVYGKQPSGMTHISEDYCGAPDPADPNSAWGEGKRAAEFLCAYYSSRYGIETKIARCFSFVGPHLPLDIHYAIGNFIRDALNGGPILVNGDGTPYRSYLYAADLAVWLWTILFNGESCRAYNVGSEDDITIADVADTVAKSFQKPIEVRIAKLPDADRPAERYVPLTKLAQINLGIRQVVDLRTAIERTIAHHLSLCKINSLQQ, encoded by the coding sequence ATGCATAGCAATCTTCGAGATAACCCTCTTACAGGGGATTTGGATTATATTCTGACACATACCGGAGGTCTTTGGGAAGACCTCCGGGGGAAACGCCTGTTTATTACCGGCGGCACCGGTTTTTTCGGCTGCTGGCTTTTGGAGAGTTTTGCCTGGGCGAATGATAACCTCGATCTTAATGCATCAGCCATTGTTCTTACGAGGAATTACGATACGTTCCAAAAGAATGCACCACACCTTGCTGCCAATCCGGCAATCAAATTTCATATTGGAGATGTCAGGGATTTCAGTTTCCCTGAAGGGGAATTCTCACACATCATTCACGCCGCCGCCACATCAGCCATTGCCACGTTCAACAACGAAGACCCACTGGTGAAGTTCGATACCATTGTCGAGGGAACAAGGCATACCCTTGATTTTGCTGTTCAGTGTCATGCAAGAAAGTTTCTTTATACAAGTTCCGGGGTTGTCTATGGTAAACAACCATCCGGCATGACCCATATTTCAGAAGATTATTGCGGCGCTCCAGATCCTGCTGATCCAAACTCCGCTTGGGGAGAAGGCAAACGTGCAGCAGAATTTCTATGTGCGTATTATTCAAGCAGGTATGGCATCGAAACTAAGATCGCCCGATGTTTTTCCTTTGTCGGCCCCCACTTGCCCTTAGATATCCATTACGCAATTGGGAATTTCATACGGGATGCATTGAATGGCGGCCCTATCCTGGTCAACGGGGATGGGACGCCTTATCGCTCCTACCTCTACGCTGCTGATTTGGCCGTCTGGTTATGGACGATCCTTTTTAATGGCGAGTCATGCAGGGCATATAACGTCGGCTCGGAAGATGATATAACTATTGCGGATGTAGCTGATACGGTGGCAAAGAGTTTTCAGAAGCCTATTGAGGTGAGAATAGCCAAATTACCTGACGCAGACAGGCCAGCCGAACGATATGTACCGTTGACAAAGCTGGCACAAATAAATTTAGGAATTAGACAGGTCGTTGATCTTAGGACAGCCATTGAACGAACAATTGCACACCATTTGTCACTTTGCAAAATAAACAGTTTACAACAATAG
- a CDS encoding radical SAM protein yields the protein MSTQQEQVKAHETDKRNLLKKEKPYVYDKIMKYDDKIKNGESIAILQFQYDYTCNFTCEHCSIDKFQHKTKKEREADTRRFFTPKDVKELSRQADEMGLAHIVITGGEPLIFPDFDDIVEAINPNKFYITSDTNGWLLDEKRAKHMKKIGIDKIQLSLDNFSPTEHDKFRHKDNSYERIMRAVDAALDVGLNLIFQTVLTKHRARSQEFLDLLEFSQARGIGVYVTYAKPVGAWEGNFDVLITQDDADYVRELEKKYPVFTHMTPSYGLDLGCIAVKRMVSITKYGDVMPCPYIHISLGNFFKEPLKDIIERGLSVKWFGKYTPKCLIGENNEFIDIVAKNVYGKPLPVPYSEVFTSEDLIDPNQRQLFRP from the coding sequence ATGTCAACTCAACAAGAACAAGTAAAAGCTCATGAAACAGATAAAAGGAACCTGCTAAAAAAAGAAAAACCTTATGTCTATGATAAAATCATGAAATATGATGATAAAATTAAAAATGGAGAGAGCATAGCGATACTTCAATTCCAATATGATTATACGTGCAATTTTACTTGTGAACATTGTTCAATAGATAAATTCCAGCACAAAACCAAGAAAGAACGTGAAGCTGACACGCGGAGATTTTTTACACCTAAAGATGTAAAAGAACTTTCACGACAAGCTGACGAAATGGGACTTGCGCATATTGTAATCACAGGCGGCGAACCATTAATATTCCCGGATTTTGATGATATAGTTGAGGCAATCAACCCAAATAAATTCTACATAACTTCTGATACTAATGGATGGCTATTGGATGAAAAAAGAGCGAAACATATGAAAAAGATAGGCATTGATAAAATTCAGTTGAGCCTTGATAACTTTTCACCAACGGAACATGATAAATTCAGACATAAAGACAATTCGTATGAAAGAATCATGAGGGCTGTTGATGCAGCATTGGACGTAGGATTAAATCTGATTTTTCAAACGGTGCTCACAAAGCACAGGGCCAGATCACAGGAGTTTCTTGATTTATTGGAGTTTTCGCAAGCAAGGGGAATAGGTGTTTATGTCACATATGCTAAGCCCGTTGGGGCATGGGAAGGTAATTTTGATGTCCTTATCACTCAAGATGATGCAGATTATGTGAGAGAACTCGAGAAAAAATATCCTGTGTTTACACATATGACTCCGTCGTATGGTCTTGATTTAGGCTGCATAGCAGTCAAAAGAATGGTTTCAATTACTAAGTATGGTGATGTGATGCCATGCCCTTACATCCATATTTCGCTTGGGAATTTTTTTAAGGAGCCATTAAAAGATATTATCGAAAGGGGTTTAAGTGTTAAGTGGTTCGGGAAATATACTCCTAAGTGTCTTATTGGTGAAAACAATGAATTTATTGATATTGTGGCAAAAAATGTTTATGGCAAACCGCTCCCGGTACCTTATTCCGAAGTATTTACAAGCGAGGATTTAATTGATCCGAATCAACGTCAGCTTTTCCGTCCTTGA
- a CDS encoding B12-binding domain-containing radical SAM protein, whose translation MGLIIMDKILFIVPPNINYEDFVNPPANVKIVIKESGSYGAVITDIYLGVLSLSSYVKKHTAAETKLLDFNIVLNKLESFKFSSFAEFFYSSISNPIWMEYAPSIIGISALFAPSYQNMLDIAQCCRDIFPGAVIIAGGGVPTNMYREIFRNSACFDALCYGEGEKSLLGLVEADDKLRYLEENPSWITRGKIENGQTFQYDFIENLDEIPFYDYGILDPDEYRLNPTISAYLSINGKKKNMPVMTSRGCTFRCCFCSSHTVHGRMMRYYSINRVREDFIRLRDQYGAKTIIFQDDHFMADKKRAMGLIDILHEFQLTAFFPNSLALYALDRKMLEALKSVEVNQLVLSIESGSNRVLKEVMHKPLNLSIVKRVADDCRELGIYTDVNILIGLPGETKQDIEDTRSFLKTINANWFRINVATPLVGSEMFDISLNNNYLKGNYTDCDYKKAIVETEDFTAEYIQEMAYILNLELNLVENSDFRLGNYKMALDGFENAIRAKNDHAIAYYYAAKCYEKLGDSGKAQQYMNTAKMIATEKPFWRNYVDMFNVPI comes from the coding sequence ATGGGGTTGATAATAATGGATAAAATTTTATTTATAGTTCCGCCTAATATTAATTATGAGGATTTTGTCAATCCTCCTGCCAATGTAAAAATAGTAATAAAAGAATCAGGAAGCTATGGAGCAGTCATTACAGATATTTATCTAGGTGTACTATCTTTGAGCTCGTATGTGAAAAAGCATACTGCAGCAGAAACCAAGCTTTTGGATTTTAACATTGTTTTAAATAAATTGGAAAGTTTTAAATTTAGTTCTTTTGCAGAGTTTTTCTATAGCTCTATTTCAAATCCAATTTGGATGGAGTATGCTCCCAGCATAATAGGCATATCCGCATTATTTGCGCCATCCTACCAAAATATGCTGGATATTGCACAGTGCTGCCGTGATATATTTCCCGGCGCTGTTATAATTGCAGGTGGCGGTGTGCCAACAAATATGTATAGAGAAATATTTAGAAACAGCGCATGCTTTGACGCACTTTGCTATGGTGAGGGCGAAAAGTCTCTGTTAGGTCTTGTGGAAGCCGATGATAAATTGAGGTACCTTGAAGAAAATCCTTCGTGGATTACGCGGGGAAAGATTGAAAACGGACAGACATTTCAATATGATTTTATTGAAAACCTTGATGAAATACCTTTTTATGATTATGGTATTTTAGATCCGGATGAATATAGATTAAATCCAACAATATCAGCTTACCTTTCTATAAACGGAAAAAAGAAAAATATGCCCGTGATGACCTCAAGGGGGTGTACTTTCCGTTGTTGTTTTTGCTCATCACACACGGTCCACGGAAGAATGATGCGCTATTACAGCATCAACAGAGTCAGAGAAGATTTTATACGCCTAAGAGACCAATATGGGGCAAAAACAATTATTTTTCAGGACGATCACTTCATGGCGGATAAAAAAAGAGCCATGGGACTCATTGATATATTGCATGAATTTCAATTAACTGCTTTTTTCCCTAATTCATTGGCTCTATATGCTCTTGATAGAAAGATGCTTGAGGCCTTAAAAAGTGTAGAGGTTAATCAGCTTGTTTTGTCTATAGAATCGGGAAGCAATAGAGTTTTAAAGGAAGTAATGCATAAACCCCTTAACCTTTCAATAGTAAAGCGCGTAGCTGACGATTGCCGTGAACTTGGAATATATACGGATGTGAATATATTAATAGGGCTTCCGGGTGAAACGAAGCAGGATATTGAGGATACAAGGTCATTTTTAAAAACCATTAATGCAAACTGGTTTAGAATAAATGTTGCAACCCCTCTTGTAGGAAGTGAAATGTTTGATATATCTCTTAATAATAATTATCTTAAAGGTAATTATACTGATTGCGATTACAAAAAAGCCATTGTCGAAACTGAGGATTTTACCGCTGAATATATACAGGAAATGGCCTATATCTTAAATCTGGAGCTTAATCTTGTAGAAAACAGCGATTTCCGTTTGGGCAATTACAAAATGGCGTTGGATGGATTTGAGAATGCAATAAGAGCCAAAAATGACCATGCCATTGCATATTACTATGCAGCGAAATGCTACGAAAAACTCGGTGATTCGGGAAAAGCACAACAATACATGAATACTGCAAAGATGATTGCAACAGAAAAGCCTTTTTGGCGCAACTATGTGGATATGTTTAATGTCCCCATATAG
- a CDS encoding methyltransferase domain-containing protein — protein sequence MKLINKCRVCGHKFFKEPLLRYENMPGAAQYLPDAESLERDRGIDLEVCQCSGCGLVQLSNAPVPYYKEVIRAAAFSEEMKDFRNKQFSSFVRTFSLKNKKVIEIGCGRGEYLSVIQQCGADAYGLEHSEESVMQCVRNSLKVSKGFVQNNTDRLNYAPFDAFYILNFLEHLPDPNSTLRGIYNNLTYGAVGLVEVPNFDMILRNKLFSEFISDHLFYFTRETLIATLRLNGFEIIECNEVWHNYIISAIVKKRERLDISHFYKCQVQLKNNIEEYIGGFKDKQVAIWGAGHQTLSVISLINLAGKIKYVVDSALFKQGKYTPATHLRIVPPDTLDSDPVDAVIVMAASYSDEVARTIRQKFDRNINIAILRDFGLEVV from the coding sequence ATGAAATTAATAAACAAGTGTAGAGTTTGTGGGCATAAATTTTTCAAAGAACCATTGCTACGATATGAGAATATGCCGGGGGCTGCGCAATATTTGCCGGACGCAGAGTCTCTCGAAAGAGACAGAGGGATTGATCTGGAAGTCTGTCAGTGTTCCGGTTGTGGATTGGTGCAACTGAGCAATGCTCCAGTCCCTTATTATAAAGAGGTTATACGCGCTGCTGCTTTTTCAGAGGAAATGAAGGATTTCAGGAATAAGCAATTCAGCAGTTTCGTGCGAACTTTTTCTCTTAAAAATAAGAAAGTTATCGAGATCGGCTGCGGCCGGGGAGAATATCTGTCAGTTATTCAGCAATGCGGTGCAGATGCCTATGGATTGGAGCATTCAGAAGAATCAGTGATGCAATGTGTCCGGAATAGCCTGAAGGTATCAAAAGGATTTGTGCAAAACAATACTGATAGGTTAAACTATGCCCCATTTGATGCCTTTTATATATTGAATTTTCTTGAGCACTTGCCTGACCCAAATTCAACCCTCAGAGGAATATATAACAATTTGACATATGGCGCTGTAGGTCTTGTTGAGGTTCCGAATTTTGATATGATTTTGAGGAACAAACTTTTCTCTGAATTTATATCTGATCATCTGTTTTATTTCACCAGAGAAACATTAATTGCAACATTAAGGCTAAATGGATTTGAGATTATTGAGTGTAATGAAGTGTGGCACAATTACATAATTTCAGCGATTGTAAAGAAAAGGGAAAGGTTAGACATATCGCATTTTTACAAATGTCAGGTGCAACTTAAAAATAATATTGAAGAATATATCGGTGGTTTTAAGGATAAGCAGGTGGCGATATGGGGCGCCGGGCATCAGACGCTATCTGTTATTTCTCTGATAAATTTAGCCGGTAAAATAAAGTATGTTGTTGACTCTGCACTCTTTAAACAGGGTAAATATACTCCGGCTACCCATCTTCGCATCGTTCCTCCTGATACACTTGACTCCGATCCGGTAGATGCGGTTATTGTAATGGCGGCAAGTTACTCTGATGAAGTAGCGAGGACCATACGACAGAAGTTTGATAGAAATATAAATATTGCTATATTGAGAGATTTTGGATTGGAAGTGGTTTAA
- a CDS encoding thiamine pyrophosphate-binding protein, producing the protein MIKLSDYVINFVADLGVKNIFMLPGGGCMHLVDSVGRHKDIEFIGTLHEQAAVIAADGYAQYKNDIGVALVTTGPGGTNTITGVTASWIDSTPLLVLSGQVKRKDMLQGKGIRQMGIQEVDIIPLVKPITKYAVTVLEPDSIRYHLEKAIYLAMNGRPGPVWIDIPLDVQAAIIDEETLSPFDHYKFIPSSLMGEDAKFIPPPQIEMTGGGEGELWRFSSETQHGQDILMDNCIEETISLLNESERPVILAGRGIRLGHAEEEFLKVIETLKIPVLTTWRIMDILSEDNELYFGRPGSIASRGANFVQQNADFILTIGARLDLPQVGHSYPNFARNAKKIIVDIDPAEINKIDSKVDVTITADSKKFLSEFYNKIAMVRPKDRTVWLSKCREWKGKYPVILPEYLEPAKYVNTYALIDVLSEISGSDDVIVPGSSGSCAEITCQAFRIKKGQRLLNSPGLGSMGFGLPQSIGACVASGRRTICIIGDGGLQHNIQELETLKRLNIPVKIFVLNNNGYAAIRNTHKRFFDGRLVCCDPSSGLTLPDTCRIASAYGLKTVRILNQNNLVHEVSKILDMDGPVVCDVMIDTDMQMAPRLSSSARPDGAMVSKPLEDLWPFLDRDEFAANMIIPLLKEG; encoded by the coding sequence ATGATTAAGCTGTCGGATTATGTAATAAATTTTGTTGCTGACCTCGGAGTTAAGAATATCTTTATGCTCCCCGGCGGCGGATGTATGCATCTTGTTGATTCAGTCGGAAGGCATAAAGATATTGAATTTATTGGAACCCTCCATGAACAGGCCGCTGTAATAGCGGCTGATGGATATGCCCAATATAAGAATGACATAGGTGTTGCCCTTGTTACCACAGGCCCAGGAGGCACAAATACGATAACAGGAGTCACTGCCTCATGGATTGATTCTACCCCTCTACTGGTTTTGTCCGGACAGGTTAAACGTAAAGACATGCTTCAAGGAAAGGGAATCAGGCAGATGGGGATACAAGAAGTAGATATTATCCCGCTCGTGAAACCCATTACAAAATATGCCGTTACAGTGCTTGAACCTGATAGTATTCGCTATCATCTTGAGAAGGCGATATACCTTGCTATGAATGGGCGGCCTGGGCCGGTTTGGATTGATATACCGCTTGATGTACAGGCAGCAATAATTGATGAGGAAACGCTCAGTCCGTTTGACCATTATAAGTTTATTCCATCCTCTTTGATGGGGGAGGATGCAAAGTTTATCCCCCCTCCCCAAATTGAAATGACGGGAGGGGGTGAGGGTGAGCTATGGAGATTTTCCAGCGAAACCCAACATGGACAAGACATTCTGATGGACAATTGTATTGAAGAGACAATAAGTCTATTGAATGAATCCGAACGCCCTGTAATTCTTGCAGGAAGAGGCATACGGCTGGGACATGCAGAGGAGGAATTTTTAAAGGTAATTGAGACCTTAAAAATCCCTGTACTGACAACTTGGAGAATAATGGATATCCTTTCCGAGGATAATGAACTTTACTTCGGCAGGCCTGGCTCTATTGCATCAAGAGGTGCCAATTTTGTTCAACAGAATGCAGACTTCATACTAACAATAGGTGCACGACTTGATTTACCCCAGGTGGGCCATAGTTATCCCAATTTCGCCCGTAATGCAAAAAAGATAATCGTTGATATTGACCCTGCTGAAATTAACAAAATAGATTCTAAGGTTGATGTGACTATAACAGCAGATTCAAAAAAGTTCTTATCTGAATTCTACAATAAAATAGCAATGGTCAGGCCCAAAGACCGCACAGTATGGTTGTCAAAATGCAGGGAATGGAAGGGGAAATATCCGGTCATACTTCCTGAGTACTTAGAACCTGCGAAATATGTAAATACTTATGCACTTATAGATGTGCTTTCAGAGATATCAGGCAGTGATGATGTTATTGTCCCAGGCAGTTCAGGGAGCTGTGCTGAGATAACATGCCAGGCTTTCAGAATAAAAAAGGGGCAGAGGCTTTTGAATTCACCAGGACTTGGTTCTATGGGCTTTGGACTTCCGCAAAGTATAGGTGCATGTGTTGCAAGCGGTAGAAGGACTATCTGTATTATTGGCGACGGCGGGCTTCAGCACAATATTCAGGAATTGGAGACCCTGAAGAGGCTGAATATCCCTGTAAAAATATTTGTCCTCAATAACAACGGTTATGCTGCCATAAGAAATACCCATAAGCGTTTCTTTGATGGACGTCTGGTATGCTGTGACCCTTCAAGCGGACTTACACTGCCGGATACATGCAGAATCGCCTCTGCTTATGGATTAAAGACTGTCAGAATATTGAACCAAAACAATCTTGTGCATGAAGTCTCCAAAATCCTCGACATGGATGGTCCTGTTGTATGTGATGTGATGATCGACACGGATATGCAAATGGCCCCAAGACTTTCATCATCGGCGAGACCGGATGGGGCGATGGTTTCTAAACCGCTTGAAGATTTGTGGCCTTTTTTAGATAGAGATGAATTTGCTGCAAATATGATTATTCCTCTTCTGAAAGAAGGATAG
- a CDS encoding N-acetylneuraminate synthase family protein: MNYFNNLFIFEMANNHNGDVEHGLKIIRRMYDVCKKYNFKFAFKFQYRDIDTFIHPDYRNRTDVKYVKRFQETRLSETHQALLKEEVMRLGFISICTPFDEIAVDLIEKHNFDIIKIASCSFTDWPLLEKIAKTDKPIIASTAGASIEDIDKVVSFFEHRDKQFCIMHCVGEYPTGRNNLQLNQIDLLKNRYANIQIGYSTHESPDNLDAIKIAIAKGARVFERHVGLKTEKYAINGYSSTPEQISAWLDVAQEAYEMCGVAGERLEGSEKERTDLRGLQRGVFAKHGIKKGERIVIENSFLAIPNIEMQITANDMSKYTEFIANKDIEINQPVMRTDVTITNLRGRVLQIVNKISHLLMESKVVLPDKLEMEISHHYGIDMFDEWGAVIINCINREYCKKLIILLPGQKHPIHHHKMKEETFHVLYGDLAVNLDGEERNCKAGEMVIVEREMKHSFSSALGAIFEEISTTHYKDDSFYNDSNVLNNKNRKTFLTFWSDWLLKPVS; the protein is encoded by the coding sequence ATGAATTACTTTAACAATCTATTCATATTCGAAATGGCCAACAATCATAATGGTGATGTTGAACATGGTCTAAAAATTATAAGAAGAATGTATGATGTTTGCAAAAAATATAATTTCAAATTTGCCTTTAAATTTCAATATAGAGATATAGACACTTTTATTCATCCTGATTATAGAAACCGGACTGATGTCAAATATGTAAAACGCTTTCAGGAAACAAGACTATCTGAGACTCACCAGGCCCTTCTGAAGGAAGAGGTTATGAGGCTTGGATTTATTTCAATATGCACACCCTTTGATGAAATTGCCGTTGATTTAATAGAGAAGCACAATTTCGATATCATTAAGATTGCGAGCTGTTCATTCACGGACTGGCCTTTGTTGGAGAAGATAGCAAAAACAGATAAACCGATTATTGCCTCTACAGCCGGTGCCTCTATTGAAGATATTGATAAGGTTGTATCTTTCTTTGAACATAGAGATAAACAATTTTGCATAATGCATTGCGTAGGCGAGTACCCTACAGGCAGGAATAATTTGCAATTGAATCAGATTGACTTGCTGAAAAATAGATATGCAAATATTCAAATAGGTTATTCAACACATGAGTCCCCTGACAACTTGGATGCGATTAAGATTGCAATTGCAAAAGGGGCAAGGGTATTTGAGAGGCATGTAGGTTTAAAAACAGAGAAATATGCAATAAACGGTTATTCATCAACTCCGGAACAGATTTCTGCATGGCTTGATGTCGCACAGGAGGCTTATGAAATGTGTGGAGTTGCCGGAGAAAGACTTGAGGGTTCAGAAAAGGAGAGGACGGATTTAAGGGGACTGCAAAGGGGTGTATTTGCGAAACACGGGATTAAGAAAGGTGAAAGGATCGTTATCGAAAATTCCTTTTTAGCAATACCTAATATTGAAATGCAGATTACAGCAAACGATATGTCTAAATATACAGAATTTATCGCGAACAAAGATATTGAGATTAATCAGCCTGTTATGCGGACGGATGTTACTATAACTAATCTTCGCGGGAGGGTTTTGCAGATTGTTAATAAGATAAGTCACCTCCTCATGGAGAGTAAAGTCGTTCTCCCTGATAAACTCGAAATGGAAATATCTCACCATTATGGAATTGACATGTTTGATGAATGGGGTGCTGTTATTATAAATTGCATTAACCGTGAATATTGCAAGAAACTTATTATTCTCCTTCCGGGTCAGAAACACCCTATTCATCATCATAAAATGAAGGAAGAGACATTTCATGTATTGTATGGTGATTTAGCTGTAAACCTTGACGGGGAAGAAAGAAATTGTAAGGCCGGAGAAATGGTAATAGTGGAAAGGGAAATGAAACACAGCTTTAGCTCTGCACTTGGGGCAATATTTGAGGAAATATCAACAACACATTATAAAGACGACTCCTTTTATAATGATAGCAATGTACTTAACAATAAAAACAGAAAAACCTTTCTCACCTTCTGGTCAGATTGGCTATTAAAGCCAGTTTCATAA
- the rfbH gene encoding lipopolysaccharide biosynthesis protein RfbH, whose protein sequence is MSEQELREDILLKTIQYYQMVYGRESIFNAGDQINYAGRYFDEKELINLVDSSLDFWLTAGRYAEKFEKEFARFLGVKYSLLVNSGSSANLLAFMALTSPKLGERRIKRGDEVITVAAAFPTTVAPIIQYGAIPVFVDVTIPEYNIDCTQLEDALSEKTKAIMIAHTLGNPFNLNYIMDFCNRHNLWLIEDNCDSLGSRYFYNGEWRYTGTFGNVATSSFYPPHHITMGEGGAVYTNDGHIKRLLASFRDWGRDCSCNPGRDNRCGNRFGQRHGDLPHGYDHKYVYSHFGYNLKVTDMQAAVGCAQLEKLPFFIEARKLNWKLLHDGLADLSDRFILPEPAECSDPSWFGFMLTVREDAGFTRNMIVNHLESKNIQTRMLFAGNLLKHPCFDDMRKSGDGYRIAGKLDNTDMIMRNTFLVGVYPGMTAEMIEYVIDTVRKFVTPPPHNPLPQGEGRSEEQLNG, encoded by the coding sequence ATGAGCGAACAGGAGCTTAGAGAGGATATCCTGTTAAAGACCATTCAGTACTATCAAATGGTATACGGAAGGGAAAGTATATTTAATGCCGGAGATCAGATTAACTATGCAGGCAGGTACTTTGATGAAAAGGAGCTGATTAATCTTGTTGACTCTTCCCTTGATTTCTGGCTCACTGCCGGCCGGTATGCAGAAAAGTTTGAAAAAGAATTTGCCCGGTTTCTTGGGGTTAAATACTCGTTACTGGTAAATTCGGGATCATCGGCAAATTTACTCGCCTTTATGGCCCTTACTTCACCTAAGCTTGGTGAGAGGAGAATTAAAAGGGGCGATGAAGTTATTACTGTAGCAGCGGCGTTTCCAACTACAGTAGCACCTATTATTCAATATGGCGCAATACCGGTGTTTGTTGATGTGACAATTCCTGAATACAATATTGATTGCACTCAACTTGAGGATGCCCTGTCTGAGAAAACAAAGGCAATCATGATTGCACATACACTTGGAAACCCATTTAATCTGAATTATATAATGGATTTTTGTAACAGGCATAACCTGTGGCTTATTGAAGATAATTGTGATTCACTCGGATCCCGCTATTTTTATAATGGAGAGTGGAGATATACAGGAACTTTTGGGAATGTAGCTACATCGAGTTTTTATCCGCCGCACCATATTACTATGGGAGAAGGCGGGGCGGTTTATACCAATGACGGGCATATTAAAAGACTGCTCGCATCATTTCGTGACTGGGGGCGTGACTGTAGCTGCAATCCCGGCAGGGATAATAGATGCGGCAACCGTTTCGGACAGAGGCATGGGGATTTACCGCACGGTTATGACCATAAATATGTGTATTCACATTTTGGTTATAACCTGAAGGTCACGGATATGCAGGCAGCAGTAGGTTGTGCCCAGCTTGAGAAACTGCCGTTTTTTATTGAAGCAAGAAAGCTGAATTGGAAACTCCTGCATGATGGTCTGGCAGACCTCTCTGACAGATTTATTCTTCCTGAACCGGCGGAATGTTCAGACCCTTCATGGTTCGGTTTTATGCTTACAGTTAGAGAGGATGCAGGATTTACGAGGAATATGATTGTAAACCACCTTGAATCAAAAAATATACAGACTAGGATGCTATTTGCAGGGAATCTTCTGAAACATCCCTGTTTTGATGATATGAGGAAGAGCGGCGATGGTTATCGTATTGCAGGAAAACTTGATAATACTGACATGATCATGAGAAACACATTCCTTGTTGGAGTCTATCCAGGAATGACGGCAGAGATGATTGAATACGTTATAGATACTGTCAGGAAATTTGTAACCCCCCCTCCCCATAATCCCCTCCCGCAAGGGGAGGGGAGATCAGAAGAGCAACTGAATGGATAG